A single genomic interval of Zingiber officinale cultivar Zhangliang chromosome 4A, Zo_v1.1, whole genome shotgun sequence harbors:
- the LOC121972284 gene encoding glycine-rich cell wall structural protein 2-like, with the protein MADRTRVKLWALALVALVSFELALAARPLAGARAGSGGGGGGGGGGGGGGGGSGRGSGYGSGYGSGYGEGVGGGSAGGYGRGGGGGGGGGEGGSGYGSGHGYGSGYGEGAGGGSTGGSGKGGGGGGGGGEGGGVGSGSGSGYGSGYGEGVGAGNGAGGYGRGGGGGGGGGGGGGEGGGDGSGHGSGQGYGSGYGAGAGGAHGGGYGRGGGGGGGGGVGSGSGSGSGSGSGYGSGGGNGHN; encoded by the coding sequence ATGGCTGATAGAACTCGCGTTAAGCTTTGGGCGCTTGCCCTCGTTGCCCTTGTGAGCTTCGAGCTCGCCTTGGCAGCTAGACCCCTCGCTGGAGCTAGGGCAGGAAGCggcggtggaggtggaggtggaggtggagggggaGGCGGCGGCGGAGGCTCTGGCCGCGGGTCTGGATATGGCTCCGGCTATGGCTCTGGATATGGTGAGGGTGTCGGTGGCGGGAGTGCCGGAGGGTACGGTAGAGGAggcggaggcggcggcggcggtggagAAGGAGGCTCTGGCTATGGGTCCGGCCACGGTTATGGATCTGGATACGGCGAGGGCGCGGGAGGAGGAAGTACCGGAGGGTCTGGGAagggtggcggcggcggcggcggtggggGAGAAGGGGGAGGTGTAGGCTCCGGCTCCGGGTCTGGCTACGGGTCGGGATACGGTGAGGGCGTTGGGGCTGGTAATGGCGCCGGAGGATATGGCAGGGgcggcggaggcggaggcggaggcggaggcggaggaggagaaggaggtggTGATGGGTCGGGACACGGGTCCGGGCAGGGGTATGGATCCGGATATGGCGCCGGCGCCGGCGGTGCTCATGGCGGTGGGTACGGCCGTGGAGGAGGCGGCGGAGGCGGTGGCGGAGTGGGATCCGGCTCAGGCTCCGGCTCCGGCTCCGGTTCCGGCTACGGCAGCGGCGGAGGAAATGGCCACAATTAG
- the LOC121969669 gene encoding silicon efflux transporter LSI2-like, with the protein MAMAALAKVVLGSIAFGIFWILAVFPAVPFLPIGRTAGSMLGALLMVVFRVIPPEEAYDAIDLPIIGLLFGTMVVSIFLEKADMFKHLGKLLAWKSHGSKDLLLRICLVSAISSSLFTNDTSCVVLTEFILKLARQNNLPPQPFLLALATSSNIGSAATPIGNPQNLVIAVQSGIPFGKFLAGLFPAVLVGGLLNAAILLCYFWKLLSVEKDEEVVSTVSEVVAEDDMTLHRFSPATMSHLPSLHSQEFGSTLDALSRIQSSSGDFGYIGSVRSRANSVDIDVQNPSSSGIESFRASNAMKETAEVAGTSQKEDGVSSRRVSRTFSNQSRGSRGEPSALSFDSKENLMERWRIMLWKACVYLVTLGMLLALLMGLNMSWSAIAAALALVVLDFKDACPCLDKVSYSLLIFFCGMFITMDGFNKTGIPSALWEFVEPYSRIDRASGIALLALVILVLSNLASNVPTVLLLGGRIAASASLISPAEEMRAWLMLAWVSTVAGNLSLLGSAANLIVCEQARRVQYFAYNLSFFSHLRFGVPSTLVVTGIGLLLMKSY; encoded by the exons ATGGCGATGGCGGCGCTTGCGAAGGTTGTTCTAGGCTCGATTGCGTTTGGGATATTCTGGATTTTGGCTGTGTTTCCGGCGGTGCCCTTCCTTCCCATCGGTCGGACAGCCGGCTCCATGCTCGGCGCCTTGCTCATGGTAGTTTTCCGCGTCATCCCGCCGGAGGAAGCCTACGATGCCATCGACCTCCCCATAATCGGCCTCCTCTTCGGCACCATGGTCGTCAGTATCTTCCTGGAGAAGGCCGACATGTTCAAGCACCTCGGCAAGCTGCTCGCCTGGAAGAGCCACGGCAGCAAGGACCTGCTCCTCCGCATCTGCCTCGTCTCCGCCATATCCAGCTCCCTCTTCACCAACGACACCAGCTGCGTCGTGCTTACCGAGTTCATCCTCAAGCTCGCCCGCCAGAACAACCTCCCGCCCCAGCCCTTCCTCCTCGCCCTCGCCACCAGCTCCAACATTGGATCCGCGGCGACCCCGATAGGCAACCCCCAGAACCTCGTCATCGCCGTGCAGAGCGGCATCCCCTTCGGCAAGTTCCTGGCCGGGCTCTTCCCCGCCGTCCTCGTCGGAGGCCTCCTCAACGCCGCCATCCTCCTCTGCTACTTCTGGAAACTCCTCTCGGTGGAGAAGGACGAGGAAGTGGTCTCCACCGTCAGCGAAGTAGTGGCGGAGGACGACATGACCCTGCACCGCTTCTCCCCGGCCACCATGTCGCACCTCCCCTCTTTGCATtcccaagaatttggatctactCTCGACGCCCTATCGCGCATCCAGTCCTCGTCCGGGGATTTTGGCTACATCGGCAGTGTTCGTAGTCGGGCCAACAGCGTCGACATCGATGTTCAGAATCCATCCAGCTCGGGAATTGAGTCGTTCCGGGCCTCGAACGCGATGAAGGAGACGGCGGAGGTCGCCGGGACCTCCCAGAAAGAGGACGGCGTGTCGTCGAGGAGGGTTTCCAGGACTTTCAGCAACCAAAGCCGCGGCTCCAGAGGAGAGCCTTCTGCGCTGTCTTTCGACTCCAAGGAAAACCTCATGGAGAGATGGAGGATCATGCTGTGGAAGGCATGCGTTTATCTTGTAACTCTGGGGATGCTCCTCGCTCTTCTGATGGGGCTAAACATGTCATGGAGTGCCATCGCTGCTGCTCTTGCTCTGGTGGTGCTAGATTTTAAGGATGCATGCCCTTGCTTGGACAAG GTTTCATACTCCTTGTTGATATTCTTCTGTGGGATGTTCATCACCATGGATGGATTCAACAAAACGGGTATACCGAGTGCTCTGTGGGAGTTTGTCGAACCTTATTCTCGCATTGATAGAGCTAGTGGAATTGCACTTCTTGCCCTCGTGATTCTTGTGCTTTCAAACCTTGCTTCCAATGTCCCTACAG TTCTCCTGCTCGGTGGAAGAATTGCTGCATCTGCTTCACTCATTTCTCCTGCAGAAGAGATGCGAGCATGGCTCATGCTTGCATGGGTCAGTACAGTGGCCGGAAACCTCTCCCTGCTTGGATCTGCAGCCAATCTCATAGTCTGTGAGCAGGCTCGCCGAGTTCAGTACTTCGCTTACAATCTCTCCTTCTTCAGTCATCTGCGATTTGGTGTTCCTTCCACGCTCGTCGTCACAGGGATTGGGTTACTGCTGATGAAGAGCTACTAA